The Cucurbita pepo subsp. pepo cultivar mu-cu-16 unplaced genomic scaffold, ASM280686v2 Cp4.1_scaffold007184, whole genome shotgun sequence nucleotide sequence CCCAGGGGTCCCCAAGATTAGAcggttctttctccttctcacGGTCACTATCATGATGATTCCTATTAAAACTACTGTAAGCATTCTTTCCAGACCCATTACTAGAACTCCTCCTTGAGCTTGATGAAGATGACCGATCCAAGAATTCAAAGTGTGGTTTATCCATATCGCTAATGCTCTTTGAAGTTCTACTCCTCGAGCATTGAGATTGAGAAGTACCATCTAGTAAACAAGAGTAATAACAAATTGCTGAATATAATGAAGTACCACAAAGGGAGAAAAAGCACTTCGACCATagaatctttaaaataaaaataagatagtATTGAAAATGAATAGGACAGTGTCAGAACTACAATAAACTATAAATTACCGGTGTTAGAACTAGACGATGCAGATTGTTGAGCTGAATTCCCACTCCCAGAGAGACTTCCAGAAATTCTCAGCCACTCTGGAACAAATGTAGGTTCACTTCTTTCCATAATGAGAATTG carries:
- the LOC111787213 gene encoding chromodomain-helicase-DNA-binding protein 9-like, with protein sequence MERSEPTFVPEWLRISGSLSGSGNSAQQSASSSSNTDGTSQSQCSRSRTSKSISDMDKPHFEFLDRSSSSSSRRSSSNGSGKNAYSSFNRNHHDSDREKEKEP